The Commensalibacter nepenthis genome has a window encoding:
- a CDS encoding hemagglutinin repeat-containing protein produces MQSTVGDLNFSGSTLNAGGNVSLASAGNIGLNAVIDSGFSDIKGNKSGAFNHSSFSEQNSYNTALSSNIISNGNITLGAKNDIHLAGSVVLGDGNTTLLAGHDITLGSVTNSSSSSSSHKSSSILQKEKEVGNSTRTEEIGSLVGAGKDITIGAGHDLTIKGTVTGQHDVNLIAGNNLSTMATKDTTEDYSHKSSSGLGASFSGGMASVGYHSDKQTDTSKTTTWTPSEVSAGNNLTIISGGASIFTGTNLSAGNDLSISGSSVTFDTVHNTIDQTHKQSSVFGGLKVGVSSDSAVGQAAQYGQAASNVNGSGSAAGKTLNAMQGGYAIGNGIANADKYGGGLLSGTVQAGFSSSKSKSEYSQSSVVGSSATAGNSLSIVARGDNVNDVHNGDLTATAANLSGKDVTLFGKNVTLQSDFDTTHSSSKGSSFGGAIGIEVNTKGDIGVAANANGSKQHANGDSSTGVNTNVSATDKVTITAPGKTTINGGIVSGNQVTVDTGNLDITSPQDTSHYDSSSQAGLSVKAGSNWSAGGSYGNQNIKDHYQSTGKDLSGIYGGDGGVDIHVGDTTHLKAGVISSTADASKNHFDTGKLIAETQENQSKWDATATGGGLSVGTGALGSSLGPLGVIAGNLAGNSGLIAGGNRKHDETSTSQSAISGTIHVDAGSTEGSYTTDVNNANGHMDNKFNADKLSNQLQNSQLGMQLVGEVMGQVSDALHNSGVNGFDETKLSNDWGRILLEAAGSAAVAGVTGGNVGSAAASSAAGTATVAATGQFIADNAVALAVGDKKLAEFFTNIGANIVANAGGAAAGSAIDGGSGALNGADIASTLQQYNWTFSGTGKILVNNSYNTAWEAVGKIPSEAGKGAVQGAVVGAVAGEGVGALPGAAAGTVKGTVSAIVSTIIGAVIDAVNQDNANEQAAQKQKEEASVNKGNTSAGGGDPGNDGGDNDKNKEPNKTPNDGSSELTAEQQQIIKNAENVSTADPSKGTYDHPRDLQEQVFWKEVESSPAKGKDLGTDADGRFPRNVGFRKMAQNYKNPKTGESVEIHYQYNVNTGRVYDMKVKSPQNTWSKPTDIMNSIKGTNK; encoded by the coding sequence TTGCAATCGACTGTTGGGGATTTAAATTTCTCTGGCAGCACGTTAAATGCGGGGGGGAATGTCTCTTTAGCCTCCGCTGGCAATATCGGTCTAAACGCCGTGATCGACAGTGGCTTCTCTGACATCAAAGGCAATAAATCTGGGGCGTTTAATCACAGTTCTTTTAGTGAGCAGAATTCTTATAATACAGCACTCAGTAGTAATATTATTTCGAATGGCAATATTACGCTGGGTGCAAAGAATGATATTCATTTGGCGGGGTCTGTTGTTCTTGGGGATGGGAATACGACTTTACTGGCGGGTCATGATATTACTCTGGGTTCTGTTACGAATAGCTCTTCGTCCTCTTCCTCGCATAAAAGCTCTAGTATTTTACAAAAAGAAAAAGAGGTAGGAAATTCAACCCGAACAGAAGAGATTGGGTCGCTTGTTGGTGCGGGCAAAGATATCACCATTGGTGCGGGTCATGATTTAACGATCAAAGGAACCGTTACAGGTCAACATGATGTTAATTTAATTGCTGGCAATAATCTTTCGACGATGGCGACGAAAGATACGACCGAGGATTACTCTCATAAGAGCAGTTCTGGACTGGGTGCCAGCTTTAGTGGGGGGATGGCGTCTGTTGGGTATCATTCTGATAAACAAACGGATACGAGCAAGACGACGACATGGACCCCCAGTGAGGTCAGTGCTGGGAATAATTTAACTATTATTTCTGGGGGAGCATCGATATTTACGGGGACAAACCTTAGTGCGGGGAATGATTTAAGTATCAGTGGATCGTCTGTAACCTTTGATACGGTTCATAACACAATAGACCAGACGCACAAACAATCCTCTGTATTTGGCGGCTTAAAAGTTGGGGTATCTTCTGACTCTGCTGTGGGTCAAGCGGCGCAATATGGTCAGGCGGCGTCGAATGTGAATGGTTCGGGCAGTGCTGCGGGCAAGACGTTGAATGCGATGCAAGGGGGATATGCGATTGGCAATGGGATTGCGAATGCTGACAAATATGGGGGTGGGCTTCTTTCTGGTACGGTTCAGGCTGGATTTAGTTCAAGCAAATCCAAGAGTGAATATTCCCAAAGCAGTGTTGTTGGTTCTTCTGCCACGGCTGGGAATAGTCTGAGCATTGTTGCGCGCGGGGATAATGTTAATGATGTGCATAATGGTGACTTAACGGCGACTGCTGCGAATTTATCGGGTAAGGATGTGACCTTATTTGGGAAGAATGTGACGTTGCAATCAGATTTTGATACGACGCATTCCTCTAGCAAAGGCAGCAGCTTTGGTGGAGCGATTGGGATTGAGGTCAATACCAAAGGGGATATTGGGGTTGCTGCGAATGCCAATGGGTCGAAACAACATGCGAATGGTGACAGTTCGACTGGGGTAAATACGAATGTATCTGCGACGGACAAAGTGACGATTACCGCCCCTGGTAAGACGACGATTAATGGTGGAATTGTTTCTGGAAATCAAGTGACGGTTGATACGGGGAATTTGGATATTACCAGCCCCCAAGACACCTCACATTATGACAGCAGCAGTCAAGCGGGGTTGAGTGTCAAAGCGGGGAGCAACTGGAGTGCTGGTGGCAGCTATGGCAATCAGAATATCAAGGATCATTATCAAAGCACTGGCAAGGATCTTTCTGGCATTTACGGAGGGGATGGTGGTGTTGATATTCACGTGGGTGACACGACGCATTTAAAGGCTGGGGTGATTAGCAGCACCGCGGATGCGTCCAAGAACCATTTTGACACGGGGAAATTGATTGCGGAAACTCAAGAGAACCAATCGAAATGGGATGCGACGGCTACGGGGGGTGGACTGAGTGTTGGCACGGGGGCTTTGGGCAGTTCCTTGGGACCATTAGGCGTGATTGCTGGGAACTTGGCTGGGAATTCTGGTTTGATTGCTGGTGGTAATCGCAAGCATGACGAAACATCAACCAGCCAGTCTGCGATCTCTGGGACGATTCATGTTGATGCTGGCAGCACAGAGGGCAGCTATACCACGGATGTCAACAACGCCAATGGTCACATGGATAACAAGTTTAACGCCGATAAACTTTCCAACCAGCTGCAAAACAGCCAACTCGGCATGCAGCTCGTCGGCGAAGTCATGGGACAAGTGTCTGATGCGTTACATAATAGTGGTGTCAATGGCTTTGACGAAACGAAACTATCCAACGATTGGGGACGCATCCTCCTCGAAGCCGCTGGCTCCGCCGCCGTCGCAGGCGTTACAGGTGGAAATGTCGGTAGTGCGGCAGCCAGTTCAGCGGCAGGTACTGCAACAGTAGCAGCAACAGGGCAGTTTATTGCTGATAATGCCGTAGCTCTTGCGGTTGGTGATAAAAAACTCGCCGAGTTTTTTACGAATATTGGCGCTAATATTGTTGCGAATGCTGGTGGTGCAGCAGCTGGATCTGCCATTGATGGTGGTTCTGGTGCTTTGAATGGAGCTGATATTGCCTCAACGCTTCAGCAATATAACTGGACGTTTAGTGGAACAGGCAAAATATTAGTTAATAATAGTTATAATACAGCTTGGGAAGCAGTAGGTAAGATACCATCAGAAGCGGGCAAAGGCGCAGTGCAAGGTGCTGTTGTTGGAGCGGTTGCAGGTGAAGGTGTTGGAGCCCTTCCTGGGGCGGCGGCTGGCACAGTAAAAGGAACGGTTTCAGCAATTGTTTCTACAATTATTGGTGCTGTGATTGATGCTGTAAATCAGGATAATGCCAACGAACAAGCTGCTCAAAAACAAAAAGAGGAGGCTTCCGTTAATAAAGGAAATACCAGTGCAGGAGGGGGCGATCCAGGTAATGATGGAGGGGATAATGATAAAAATAAAGAACCAAATAAAACACCGAATGATGGTTCGTCTGAACTAACAGCAGAACAACAGCAGATTATTAAAAATGCTGAAAATGTTTCTACTGCTGATCCATCAAAAGGCACTTATGATCATCCAAGAGATTTACAGGAGCAGGTTTTTTGGAAAGAGGTAGAAAGTAGTCCTGCAAAGGGTAAAGATTTAGGAACTGATGCAGATGGTCGTTTTCCTAGAAATGTGGGTTTTAGAAAAATGGCGCAAAATTATAAAAATCCAAAGACAGGAGAAAGTGTAGAAATTCATTATCAATATAATGTAAACACAGGAAGAGTATATGATATGAAGGTAAAATCACCTCAGAATACGTGGAGTAAGCCAACCGATATAATGAATTCAATTAAAGGAACAAACAAATGA